The Thermosipho affectus DNA window AGCTTTTATTATATCACTATTTTCATTATTTTGCCAAGTTCTATGAAACTTTCTTTTAGACTTGCACCACCCACTAAACCACCATCAATATCTGGTTGTATTATTAATTTAAAGAAATTATTTGGTTTAATACTTCCACCGTACAATATTCTTATCTTTTCTGAGGCTTCATCACCGTACATTTCTTTAATCAAGTTTCTTATAAATTTGTGCACTTCTTGTGCTTGATGTGGAGTTGCAACTTTACCCGTACCAATTGCCCAAACCGGCTCATAGGCGATTATTACTTTTTCGATATCCTTAACTCCTTTTAGTCCTTTTTTTATTTGTGTTTCAATAACAGCAAATGTAAGATTATTTTCCCTTTCTTCTAATTTTTCGCCCACACAGAAGATGGGATTTAAACCAACTTCTAGGGCTTTTAATATTTTTTTGTTGATTAATTCATCGGATTCTCTAAAGATATTTCTTCTTTCGCTGTGACCTAAAATAACGTATTCTACACCAGCATCTTTAAGCATTTTCCAAGAAATTTCTCCTGTAAATGCACCTTCATCTTCAGAATACATGTTCTGAGCTGCAAGTTTTATGTTTGAATCTTTTAATATTTCATATACAGCAGGAATTGATATAAATGTTGGTGCTATTATTACATCAAATCCTTTCATTTTTGCAAACCCATTTAGTAATATAGATGCAAAATGCATGGATTCAGAAGGAGTTTTATTCATTTTCCAATTACCTGCAAGAATTAATCTTCTATTTTTTTTTTATTAGCTATAGCTGCAATACCAGGTAGTTCTTTTCCTTCTAGGAATTCAAGAGATGCGCCACCTCCAGTTGAGACATGTGAGACTTTATCTTTTAATTTAAATTTAGATATAGCTGCTGCACTATCACCACCACCAATAATTGTTGTTGCTCCTTTTTCAGTTTCATTTGCGATAGCAAGAGCTATTTCTTTTGTTCCATTTTCAAAGTCTTCAATTTCAAATACTCCCATAGGTCCATTCCATGCAATTGTTTTTGCATTTGCTATTTTTTCTTCAAAGAGGTTTATTGATTCTGGACCAATATCAAGGCCCATCCAACCTTCTGGAATGCCTTCATCAATCTTGAATATTTTTTTCTCAACACCACTTTCTATTTTTTGTGCGCATACGGCATCTACGGGTAATATAAATTCTACTCCTTTTTCTTTTGCAGAATCGAGAATTTTTTTTGCAAGATCTAATTTGTCTTCTTCAACCAATGAGGAACCAACATCTTTTCCAAGCGCCTTTAAGAAAGTAAACATCATTGCTCCACCGATTAAAATCTTGTCGGCTTTGTTTAATAGATTGGTTATAACACCTATTTTGTCTGAAACTTTTGCACCACCGAGAATTACTACGTATGGTTTTTCTGGATTTGATGTTGCTTTGGAAAGAAACTTTATTTCTTTTTCCATTAAAAACCCTGCTACACTTGGGATGTATTGGGCAATGCCGACATTACTTGCATGTGCTCTATGTGCTGTTCCAAAGGCGTCATTTACGTGTATATCTGCAAGCTCAGCCCATTTTTTGGCAAGTTCTGGATCATTTTTTGTTTCACCTTTATCAAAACGGGTATTTTCAAGAAGAATAATATCTCCAGGGTTTGCATTTGCAATTGCTTTATTTACAGGTTCACCGTATAATTCTGGAACAAATATTACT harbors:
- the tpiA gene encoding triose-phosphate isomerase; translation: MLAGNWKMNKTPSESMHFASILLNGFAKMKGFDVIIAPTFISIPAVYEILKDSNIKLAAQNMYSEDEGAFTGEISWKMLKDAGVEYVILGHSERRNIFRESDELINKKILKALEVGLNPIFCVGEKLEERENNLTFAVIETQIKKGLKGVKDIEKVIIAYEPVWAIGTGKVATPHQAQEVHKFIRNLIKEMYGDEASEKIRILYGGSIKPNNFFKLIIQPDIDGGLVGGASLKESFIELGKIMKIVI
- a CDS encoding phosphoglycerate kinase, yielding MEKMTIKDLDLNGKKLIMRVDFNVPLKDGIITDDTRIVEALPTIKYAIENGALVILLSHLGRPKGERKPEFSLKPVAQRLSELLDKEVIFVPELYGEPVNKAIANANPGDIILLENTRFDKGETKNDPELAKKWAELADIHVNDAFGTAHRAHASNVGIAQYIPSVAGFLMEKEIKFLSKATSNPEKPYVVILGGAKVSDKIGVITNLLNKADKILIGGAMMFTFLKALGKDVGSSLVEEDKLDLAKKILDSAKEKGVEFILPVDAVCAQKIESGVEKKIFKIDEGIPEGWMGLDIGPESINLFEEKIANAKTIAWNGPMGVFEIEDFENGTKEIALAIANETEKGATTIIGGGDSAAAISKFKLKDKVSHVSTGGGASLEFLEGKELPGIAAIANKKKIED